The genomic DNA ATTGGCCCTCATATGCTATCATCGGTTCATCACTCCAGCAGCAGCATCAGCATCTGTGatctgtgagtagttcatctatgAGGTTATTATCAGTCCACGAGCATCTAGGTCGCAGATAATTATTTTCACGGACGAGGAGGATCCATGTGTGAGTCGCTCCTTAACCCGACGCCTGCAGGCTTTATCCACCTCATATCTACTCGGGGACTCAAGGTCGATGGCATCGCATGCCTCACAAGTCTTACTACTCCACAGCATGATTCCCTGCAACCCCGCAGCTCGTTCCATGACAAGCCTTATATAGTTTGTCACCTTGTCTTCATCCTCGAACCCAAACATATACAACACCTTCAGGTTCAGGTGCTTAAAATCCTTGGATGGTTCCCACACCACGTTGTCCTTCTTGCCACTGCGCTCGGATGTTTTGACACAGGAATGCCGAGTCCTTATTATCTTCACGCATGGAAACGGAAGAGAAAACACATGTTACATTATAACTTGCCACCAAAACCCATGCACGACCATGATACTAGTATAAACAAATGTAGCAAAACTTGAGTCAAATATATCTTTGCCAAAATAAAGTTTGAGATTCCTGTAGAGTGCTTGGAGGAATTTGCATGAACTAAACCCCATATACACTAAGGCAAATGCATATGCTTCAGGGTTTCCTATCAAGTTACATCTGTATTACTCCTAAGTGTTGAGCTGCTCGCCTGTTTCTATGTTTATCTCGACCATGATACTTTGCAATAAAGTGGGTGATGTGTACGCAAGGATTtgctatttttcaaaaaaaataaaaaaacatagaAGATAACAGACTTACAAAAAGGTAACATAACAGACTTACTGTAAGCGTTTTCAGAGCAGGTGCAGCTTCGAGGATAAACAGGGTCCAGCTGAGATCACACTCAGGGAAGATATGCCAAAACCCGAAATCCTTGATATTACGGAATATAGCAGTGAGCAGTTTTGGATGTTCAGGCTTAATCCAAATCTGCAGCACAAGAACATAATGCACAGATTAAATCGGTAGAGGAAACATATTATGCAGATGCAGTGAAAATTCATGTGGGTGCAGAAATCGAAGTACCATTTGGCAGCTGAAATTAAGAAACAGCTGCGACAGGTTGCTGACATTCGTTGAGAGGCAGTTGCTCAGCGCGAACGGCGTCTGCCACACCCCTGCATGAGAACTGAGTATCACCCTGCGAAGCTCAGGCACGTAGCCGGAGCGCAGCGGCGGGTCCTCGGAGTTCCAGGACTCGCACTGGAGACGCGTCAGCTTTGGCACAGAAACAAGCTCGATCCGCATGCACCTACATCTCCTCAAGTTGAGGCTCTGAACCACAGAGTTGGGCACGTCGATCTCGAGCACAGAGTGCCGAGCCAATCGGCAGGATGTTAAGGATAGGTGCTTGAGCCTGTCGCAGCCGCCCATGAGGCTGGACAGGTCCGAGTCACCGAGGTCGAGGCTCGTGAGCGATAGGTCCGTCAGCCACCGGAAGGCGACGGGGTAGACTCGGGAGAAGGACATGAACTGCTGCCCGAGCTCGGCGCGCACGGCGGCTGTCAGTTCAGAGTCAGACGACGAAGGCGGAACTACCCCGAGCTCGAGGCGGTCGGTCTGGCCACGGCTCACCGTGTCCTCGACGGCGCGGCCAATGGAGCTCAAGTCATCGGGGGCCGACGTCAGGTGGAAGCGGAGCCGGAGGGTCTTGACGGAACGTCTGCTCTCGCAGTCGCACTCGCGCTCCGCCGCCGGAGGACGCATTGGCAGCAACCTGCCCACCGCGCCGGTGAACGCGTCCATGGTATCGACCGCCGTGGTGGTGCCGGCCTGGAAGTCGTCCACATCGAGGTCCACGCGCGAGGAGCTGGTGGGGGAGGTGCCACCACCGCGTGGAGACCACGCCGGCGCGGACCGCCTCGTGCAGGCTGAGGCGTCCCAGGATCCCGAGGAGAAGGTCGTCCGGGAGCGCGCTGATTCGATCTCTCTCTTGGCCGGTTTTCAACGGCCGTGGCTCCATGGCTGCTCATCTGATGGATTGCTAGCTACTGGATCGTGAAATCGACCCCAACACGGTGAACGGAGCTGATAGTTTGGCCTAGTGAGGAAAATCTCAAGAATTCTTCTCCGCTACAGCCGGATTGCTTGTTAACACTGTGTACGAGGAACGCCGCTCAAGAATTCTTCACGCGGCCCAAATAGCTCTTTCGCGACATGAACCTTAAGCTTAGTAGAGGTCGTTAAAAGTATGGATTATGTGAACTGAGTGGGACCCAACTCTTATCCACGTCAGCGCTGACCCACACACACATTATCCAGTGAGCCTGGACCCACCTTgctgtgggacccacaacttgcccAGCTTAGCCTCCTCTGCTTTAGATCTCTCCGCTCGCCTCTACatgcctgccgccgtcgcccgcctgCCGCCCCCATTTCGGAGccgcttattcttcttcttctccggcgacggcgtgcGACTACGGCCAACGATTTATGTCGACCTCTAGTTCAGCCTCCTGCCCCTCATGACCTAAGTATGGGGAAGTGCCGATGACAAGATGTCCTGACTGCACACGCGCCGCGCCATGGAAC from Lolium rigidum isolate FL_2022 unplaced genomic scaffold, APGP_CSIRO_Lrig_0.1 contig_31174_1, whole genome shotgun sequence includes the following:
- the LOC124680941 gene encoding uncharacterized protein LOC124680941, with product MESRPLKTGQDRDRISALPDDLLLGILGRLSLHEAVRAGVVSTRWRHLPKREIESARSRTTFSSGSWDASACTRRSAPAWSPRGGGTSPTSSSRVDLDVDDFQAGTTTAVDTMDAFTGAVGRLLPMRPPAAERECDCESRRSVKTLRLRFHLTSAPDDLSSIGRAVEDTVSRGQTDRLELGVVPPSSSDSELTAAVRAELGQQFMSFSRVYPVAFRWLTDLSLTSLDLGDSDLSSLMGGCDRLKHLSLTSCRLARHSVLEIDVPNSVVQSLNLRRCRCMRIELVSVPKLTRLQCESWNSEDPPLRSGYVPELRRVILSSHAGVWQTPFALSNCLSTNVSNLSQLFLNFSCQMIWIKPEHPKLLTAIFRNIKDFGFWHIFPECDLSWTLFILEAAPALKTLTVSLTRHSCVKTSERSGKKDNVVWEPSKDFKHLNLKVLYMFGFEDEDKVTNYIRLVMERAAGLQGIMLWSSKTCEACDAIDLESPSRYEVDKACRRRVKERLTHGSSSSVKIIICDLDARGLIITS